The following proteins come from a genomic window of Ictalurus furcatus strain D&B chromosome 26, Billie_1.0, whole genome shotgun sequence:
- the pnpla6 gene encoding patatin-like phospholipase domain-containing protein 6 isoform X7 codes for MMPLQANVRNKQKSLSLVVHGPVVCSTTVKMGQGTSGPESQEPSEQEGFANRKTFVEDQLQTSMMVGIVLGAGIAIVLIATFIFFVLRRIHLRNLAAQEAPKYRFRKRDKVLFYGRKIMRKVSQSTSSLVGTSSSSSSRPRLKKKQKMLNIAKKILRFKKEVPTLQMKEPPPSVLEADLTEFDVANSHLPSEVLYMLKNVRVLGHFEKPLFLELCKHMVFLQFQQGEYVFRPAQPDSSIYVVQDGKLELCLTGQDGKDGVVKEVFPGDSVHSLLSILDVITGHQRPYRTVSARAAEVSTVLRLPVEAFLSIFEKYPESLVRVVQIIMVRLQRVTVLALHNYLGLTNELFCHMFFSQEMQPLRLPVLSPHANRTSPVRHSKRFSSLTVPEEQREAAVRDANAVDHGKEGSTIPTLSRAISMPVDIAGMQKGLRSDFDMAYERGRISVSAEDGTPTAPTFTREQRERRVTVDEVPSGVYLYPEEEVSTENVYGPLPGRSSATLFEEAQKEFLKLMKIEDAALLNGRVTLHHAKAGAVLARQGDQDVSLHFVLSGCLHVYQRMIDKQEDVCLFVTQPGEMVGQLAVLTGEPLIFTVRALRDCTFLRISKSDFYEIMREQPSVVLSAAHTVAMRMSPFVRQMDFAIDWMAVEAGRALYRQDDQSDCTYIVLNGRLRSVIRKANGKKELVGEYGRGDLIGVVEALTRQPRATTVHAVRDTELVKLPEGTLNNIKRRYPQVVTRLIHLLGQKILGNLQQPRGPFSGSALGLPSMPSSPDVTNPASNLSTVAVLPVCDEVPINAFNLELSHALSAIGPTLLLTSDIIKERLGASALDSIHEYRLSGWLAQQEDINRIVLYQTDSTMTPWTQRCIRQADCILIVGLGDQEPTLGQLEQMLENTAVRALKQLVLLHREDGPGPSRTVEWLNMRSWCSGHLHLKCPRRVFSRRSPSRLREMYEKVFEKTADRHSDFSRLARVLTGNSIALVLGGGGARGCSHVGVIKAMEEAGIPIDLVGGTSIGSFIGALYAEERSAVRVKQRAREWSKAMNSVFKTVLDLTYPITSMFSGSAFNTSISNVFEDKQVEDLWLPYFNVTTDITASSMRVHKDGSLWRYVRASMTLSGYLPPLCDPKDGNLLMDGGYINNLPADIARNIGAKTVIAIDVGSQDETDLCNYGDSLSGWWLLWKRINPWAEKVKVPDMAEIQSRLAYVSCVRQLEVVKKSGYCEYIRPPIDRFKTMDFGKFDEIYEIGYQHGKLLFTGWARGDIIENMLKDHRSADYTDSKKTDSCTCPSADFTDLAEIVSRIEPVQSYVAADAEESDGLTEYEEDGMDTVREEEGEEEEDEADDPEDHSPGDWGANDIFQSDEEKSVRQRRKNPSESNTCSELSDC; via the exons ATGATGCCCTTGCAAGCTAACGTccgaaataaacagaaaagccTGT CGCTAGTTGTTCATGGACCAGTTGTGTGCAGTACCACTGTTAAAATGGGACAGGGCACCTCGGGACCAGAGTCCCAAGAACCATCAGAG caGGAGGGATTTGCAAATAGAAAGACATTTGTGGAGGACCAGCTTCAGACCAGCATG ATGGTGGGAATAGTGCTTGGTGCTGGCATCGCCATCGTCCTCATCGCCACCTTCATCTTCTTTGTGCTGCGCAGGATTCACCTTCGGA ACCTCGCGGCTCAAGAAGCCCCCAAATACCGCTTCCGCAAGAGAGACAAAGTTTTATTCTATGGCAGGAAGATCATGAGGAAAGTCTCTCAGTCCACCTCGTCTCTAGTCGGAACGTCATCGTCGTCTTCCTCCCGTCCGAGACTGAAGAAGAAACAGAAGATGCTCAACATTGCCAAAAA GATCCTGCGCTTTAAGAAGGAGGTGCCCACCCTGCAGATGAAGGAGCCTCCTCCCTCAGTGCTAGAGGCTGATCTGACGGAGTTTGATGTTGCCAACTCGCACCTACCCTCAGAAGTGCTCTACATGCTGAAGAACGTGCG tgtattaGGCCACTTTGAGAAGCCATTGTTTCTGGAGCTGTGTAAGCACATGGTGTTCCTGCAGTTCCAGCAGGGCGAGTATGTCTTCAGACCCGCACAACCGGACAGCAGCATCTATGTAGTGCAGGACGGCAAACTGGAGCTCTGTCTTACTGgtcag gaTGGGAAGGATGGAGTGGTTAAAGAGGTTTTTCCAGGAGATTCGGTTCATAGTCTACTGAGCATTCTTGATGTCATCACA GGTCACCAGAGGCCGTATCGGACGGTGTCTGCCAGAGCTGCAGAGGTGTCCACAGTCCTGCGTCTGCCTGTCGAGGCTTTCCTGTCCATCTTTGAGAAGTATCCAGAGAGTTTAGTGCGTGTGGtgcag aTCATCATGGTGAGGCTGCAGAGAGTGACTGTCCTGGCTTTACACAACTACCTAGGCCTCACTAATGAGCTCTTCTGTCAT ATGTTCTTTTCGCAGGAGATGCAGCCGCTGCGCTTACCCGTGCTCTCTCCACACGCCAACCGCACCAGCCCTGTACGCCACAGCAAACGCTTCAGCAGCCTCACTGTGCCCGAGGAGCAGCGGGAGGCCGCCGTCCGAGACGCCAATG CAGTGGATCATGGGAAGGAAGGCAGCACCATCCCGACCCTGAGCAGGGCTATCTCCATGCCTGTGGACATTGCTG GCATGCAAAAGGGCCTGCGTTCAGATTTCGACATGGCATATGAGAGGGGCCGGATTTCTGTGTCTGCCGAGGATGGAACACCCACAGCACCCACGTTTACACgg gagcaGCGAGAGAGAAGAGTAACAGTAGATGAGGTGCCGTCGGGCGTGTACCTGTACCCCGAGGAGGAAGTGAGCACAGAGAACGTTTACGGCCCGTTGCCAGGACGATCCAGCGCCACCCTGTTCGAGGAGGCTCAGAAGGAGTTTCTGAAACTAATGAAAATCGAG GACGCTGCACTGCTGAATGGACGAGTGACCTTGCATCATGCCAAAGCAGGCGCTGTCCTGGCCAGACAGGGAGACCAG GACGTGAGTCTTCATTTCGTGTTGTCCGGCTGCCTGCACGTGTATCAGCGTATGATTGACAAGCAGGAGGACGTGTGCCTGTTCGTGACGCAGCCGGGTGAGATGGTGGGTCAGCTGGCCGTACTGACCGGAGAGCCGCTCATCTTCACCGTCCGCGCGCTCCGCGACTGCACCTTCCTCAGGATCTCCAAATCTGATTTCTATGA GATCATGAGGGAGCAGCCCAGTGTGGTCCTGAGTGCAGCTCACACTGTGGCCATGCGTATGTCTCCATTTGTAAGGCAGATGGACTTCGCCATCGACTGGATGGCTGTGGAGGCCGGACGTGCTCTCTACAG gCAGGACGATCAGTCTGATTGTACCTACATCGTGCTGAACGGTCGTCTGCGCTCCGTCATCCGGAAGGCGAACGGAAAGAAGGAGCTGGTAGGGGAGTACGGTAGAGGAGATCTCATCGGGGTG GTCGAGGCTTTGACCAGGCAGCCACGGGCAACAACGGTTCACGCAGTCCGAGACACGGAACTGGTGAAACTTCCAGAAGGAACACTAAACAACATTAAGAGACGTTATCCTCAG GTTGTTACTCGGCTGATCCATTTGTTGGGCCAGAAGATCCTAGGAAACCTTCAGCAGCCCCGTGGACCTTTCTCAG GTTCAGCTCTGGGTTTGCCCAGCATGCCATCCAGCCCTGATGTCACCAACCCAGCCAGTAACCTCTCCACTGTGGCTGTGCTTCCTGTTTGCGACGAAGTGCCAATCAATGCCTTTAACCTGGAGCTCAGTCACGCTCTCAGTGCCATAG gaccCACTTTGCTTCTAACGAGTGATATTATCAAAGAGAGACTTGGAGCTTCTGCTTTAGATAG CATTCATGAGTACAGGTTATCAGGCTGGTTGGCCCAGCAGGAGGACATCAATCGTATAGTTCTGTATCAGACAGACAGCACGATGACTCCCTGGACCCAGCGCTGCATCAGACAAGCTGACTGCATCCTTATTGTTGGCCTCGGGGACCAGGAGCCCACTCTTGGACAG CTGGAGCAGATGTTGGAGAACACGGCAGTGCGGGCTCTGAAGCAGCTGGTCCTGCTGCACCGTGAAGACGGCCCAGGTCCCTCTAGAACCGTGGAGTGGCTGAACATGCGTAGCTGGTGTTCTGGTCATCTTCATCTCAAATGTCCGCGTAGAGTGTTCTCACGCAGGAGCCCCAGCAGACTG aggGAGATGTATGAGAAAGTGTTTGAGAAGACGGCAGACAGACACAGTGATTTTTCCCGTCTGGCCCGAGTCCTCACAGGAAACAGCATTGCTCTGgtactaggaggaggaggagctag GGGCTGCTCGCATGTGGGCGTGATCAAAGCCATGGAGGAGGCGGGGATTCCTATCGATTTAGTGGGTGGGACTTCTATCGGCTCTTTCATCGGTGCATTGTACGCGGAGGAGAGGAGTGCTGTTCGTGTGAAGCAGCGAGCGAGAGAGTGGTCAAAG GCGATGAACTCCGTGTTTAAAACTGTGCTAGATCTAACCTATCCCATCACCTCCATGTTCTCTGGCTCCGCCTTCAACACCAGCATTTCCAACGTGTTTGAAGACAAGCAAGTTGAG GACTTGTGGCTGCCTTATTTCAACGTGACCACCGACATCACAGCATCTTCAATGCGGGTACATAAAGATG GCTCTCTGTGGCGCTATGTGCGGGCGAGCATGACCCTCTCCGGGTACCTGCCGCCCCTCTGCGACCCCAAAGATGGCAACCTGCTCATGGACGGCGGCTACATCAACAACCTACCAG CGGACATTGCACGCAATATCGGAGCCAAAACGGTCATCGCCATCGATGTGGGCAGCCAGGACGAAACCGACCTGTGTAACTATGGCGACAGCCTGTCTGGCTGGTGGTTGCTTTGGAAACGGATCAACCCGTGGGCGGAGAAAGTTAAG GTACCTGACATGGCTGAGATCCAGTCCCGACTGGCGTACGTGTCGTGCGTCCGGCAGCTGGAGGTGGTCAAAAAGAGTGGCTACTGCGAGTACATCCGGCCGCCCATCGACCGCTTCAAGACCATGGACTTTGGCAAATTTGACGAAATCTAT GAAATCGGCTACCAACACGGGAAACTGTTGTTTACCGGCTGGGCACGTGGTGACATCATAGAGAACATGCTGAAAGATCACCGCT
- the pnpla6 gene encoding patatin-like phospholipase domain-containing protein 6 isoform X4, with protein MLADLHVTACCMMPRALPCVCLAALVVHGPVVCSTTVKMGQGTSGPESQEPSEQEGFANRKTFVEDQLQTSMMVGIVLGAGIAIVLIATFIFFVLRRIHLRNLAAQEAPKYRFRKRDKVLFYGRKIMRKVSQSTSSLVGTSSSSSSRPRLKKKQKMLNIAKKILRFKKEVPTLQMKEPPPSVLEADLTEFDVANSHLPSEVLYMLKNVRVLGHFEKPLFLELCKHMVFLQFQQGEYVFRPAQPDSSIYVVQDGKLELCLTGQDGKDGVVKEVFPGDSVHSLLSILDVITGHQRPYRTVSARAAEVSTVLRLPVEAFLSIFEKYPESLVRVVQIIMVRLQRVTVLALHNYLGLTNELFCHMFFSQEMQPLRLPVLSPHANRTSPVRHSKRFSSLTVPEEQREAAVRDANVDHGKEGSTIPTLSRAISMPVDIAGMQKGLRSDFDMAYERGRISVSAEDGTPTAPTFTREQRERRVTVDEVPSGVYLYPEEEVSTENVYGPLPGRSSATLFEEAQKEFLKLMKIEDAALLNGRVTLHHAKAGAVLARQGDQDVSLHFVLSGCLHVYQRMIDKQEDVCLFVTQPGEMVGQLAVLTGEPLIFTVRALRDCTFLRISKSDFYEIMREQPSVVLSAAHTVAMRMSPFVRQMDFAIDWMAVEAGRALYRQDDQSDCTYIVLNGRLRSVIRKANGKKELVGEYGRGDLIGVVEALTRQPRATTVHAVRDTELVKLPEGTLNNIKRRYPQVVTRLIHLLGQKILGNLQQPRGPFSGSALGLPSMPSSPDVTNPASNLSTVAVLPVCDEVPINAFNLELSHALSAIGPTLLLTSDIIKERLGASALDSIHEYRLSGWLAQQEDINRIVLYQTDSTMTPWTQRCIRQADCILIVGLGDQEPTLGQLEQMLENTAVRALKQLVLLHREDGPGPSRTVEWLNMRSWCSGHLHLKCPRRVFSRRSPSRLREMYEKVFEKTADRHSDFSRLARVLTGNSIALVLGGGGARGCSHVGVIKAMEEAGIPIDLVGGTSIGSFIGALYAEERSAVRVKQRAREWSKAMNSVFKTVLDLTYPITSMFSGSAFNTSISNVFEDKQVEDLWLPYFNVTTDITASSMRVHKDGSLWRYVRASMTLSGYLPPLCDPKDGNLLMDGGYINNLPADIARNIGAKTVIAIDVGSQDETDLCNYGDSLSGWWLLWKRINPWAEKVKVPDMAEIQSRLAYVSCVRQLEVVKKSGYCEYIRPPIDRFKTMDFGKFDEIYEIGYQHGKLLFTGWARGDIIENMLKDHRSADYTDSKKTDSCTCPSADFTDLAEIVSRIEPVQSYVAADAEESDGLTEYEEDGMDTVREEEGEEEEDEADDPEDHSPGDWGANDIFQSDEEKSVRQRRKNPSESNTCSELSDC; from the exons ATGTTGGCTGATTTGCATGTAACGGCATGTTGCATGATGCCCCGTGCCTtaccgtgtgtgtgtcttgcagCGCTAGTTGTTCATGGACCAGTTGTGTGCAGTACCACTGTTAAAATGGGACAGGGCACCTCGGGACCAGAGTCCCAAGAACCATCAGAG caGGAGGGATTTGCAAATAGAAAGACATTTGTGGAGGACCAGCTTCAGACCAGCATG ATGGTGGGAATAGTGCTTGGTGCTGGCATCGCCATCGTCCTCATCGCCACCTTCATCTTCTTTGTGCTGCGCAGGATTCACCTTCGGA ACCTCGCGGCTCAAGAAGCCCCCAAATACCGCTTCCGCAAGAGAGACAAAGTTTTATTCTATGGCAGGAAGATCATGAGGAAAGTCTCTCAGTCCACCTCGTCTCTAGTCGGAACGTCATCGTCGTCTTCCTCCCGTCCGAGACTGAAGAAGAAACAGAAGATGCTCAACATTGCCAAAAA GATCCTGCGCTTTAAGAAGGAGGTGCCCACCCTGCAGATGAAGGAGCCTCCTCCCTCAGTGCTAGAGGCTGATCTGACGGAGTTTGATGTTGCCAACTCGCACCTACCCTCAGAAGTGCTCTACATGCTGAAGAACGTGCG tgtattaGGCCACTTTGAGAAGCCATTGTTTCTGGAGCTGTGTAAGCACATGGTGTTCCTGCAGTTCCAGCAGGGCGAGTATGTCTTCAGACCCGCACAACCGGACAGCAGCATCTATGTAGTGCAGGACGGCAAACTGGAGCTCTGTCTTACTGgtcag gaTGGGAAGGATGGAGTGGTTAAAGAGGTTTTTCCAGGAGATTCGGTTCATAGTCTACTGAGCATTCTTGATGTCATCACA GGTCACCAGAGGCCGTATCGGACGGTGTCTGCCAGAGCTGCAGAGGTGTCCACAGTCCTGCGTCTGCCTGTCGAGGCTTTCCTGTCCATCTTTGAGAAGTATCCAGAGAGTTTAGTGCGTGTGGtgcag aTCATCATGGTGAGGCTGCAGAGAGTGACTGTCCTGGCTTTACACAACTACCTAGGCCTCACTAATGAGCTCTTCTGTCAT ATGTTCTTTTCGCAGGAGATGCAGCCGCTGCGCTTACCCGTGCTCTCTCCACACGCCAACCGCACCAGCCCTGTACGCCACAGCAAACGCTTCAGCAGCCTCACTGTGCCCGAGGAGCAGCGGGAGGCCGCCGTCCGAGACGCCAATG TGGATCATGGGAAGGAAGGCAGCACCATCCCGACCCTGAGCAGGGCTATCTCCATGCCTGTGGACATTGCTG GCATGCAAAAGGGCCTGCGTTCAGATTTCGACATGGCATATGAGAGGGGCCGGATTTCTGTGTCTGCCGAGGATGGAACACCCACAGCACCCACGTTTACACgg gagcaGCGAGAGAGAAGAGTAACAGTAGATGAGGTGCCGTCGGGCGTGTACCTGTACCCCGAGGAGGAAGTGAGCACAGAGAACGTTTACGGCCCGTTGCCAGGACGATCCAGCGCCACCCTGTTCGAGGAGGCTCAGAAGGAGTTTCTGAAACTAATGAAAATCGAG GACGCTGCACTGCTGAATGGACGAGTGACCTTGCATCATGCCAAAGCAGGCGCTGTCCTGGCCAGACAGGGAGACCAG GACGTGAGTCTTCATTTCGTGTTGTCCGGCTGCCTGCACGTGTATCAGCGTATGATTGACAAGCAGGAGGACGTGTGCCTGTTCGTGACGCAGCCGGGTGAGATGGTGGGTCAGCTGGCCGTACTGACCGGAGAGCCGCTCATCTTCACCGTCCGCGCGCTCCGCGACTGCACCTTCCTCAGGATCTCCAAATCTGATTTCTATGA GATCATGAGGGAGCAGCCCAGTGTGGTCCTGAGTGCAGCTCACACTGTGGCCATGCGTATGTCTCCATTTGTAAGGCAGATGGACTTCGCCATCGACTGGATGGCTGTGGAGGCCGGACGTGCTCTCTACAG gCAGGACGATCAGTCTGATTGTACCTACATCGTGCTGAACGGTCGTCTGCGCTCCGTCATCCGGAAGGCGAACGGAAAGAAGGAGCTGGTAGGGGAGTACGGTAGAGGAGATCTCATCGGGGTG GTCGAGGCTTTGACCAGGCAGCCACGGGCAACAACGGTTCACGCAGTCCGAGACACGGAACTGGTGAAACTTCCAGAAGGAACACTAAACAACATTAAGAGACGTTATCCTCAG GTTGTTACTCGGCTGATCCATTTGTTGGGCCAGAAGATCCTAGGAAACCTTCAGCAGCCCCGTGGACCTTTCTCAG GTTCAGCTCTGGGTTTGCCCAGCATGCCATCCAGCCCTGATGTCACCAACCCAGCCAGTAACCTCTCCACTGTGGCTGTGCTTCCTGTTTGCGACGAAGTGCCAATCAATGCCTTTAACCTGGAGCTCAGTCACGCTCTCAGTGCCATAG gaccCACTTTGCTTCTAACGAGTGATATTATCAAAGAGAGACTTGGAGCTTCTGCTTTAGATAG CATTCATGAGTACAGGTTATCAGGCTGGTTGGCCCAGCAGGAGGACATCAATCGTATAGTTCTGTATCAGACAGACAGCACGATGACTCCCTGGACCCAGCGCTGCATCAGACAAGCTGACTGCATCCTTATTGTTGGCCTCGGGGACCAGGAGCCCACTCTTGGACAG CTGGAGCAGATGTTGGAGAACACGGCAGTGCGGGCTCTGAAGCAGCTGGTCCTGCTGCACCGTGAAGACGGCCCAGGTCCCTCTAGAACCGTGGAGTGGCTGAACATGCGTAGCTGGTGTTCTGGTCATCTTCATCTCAAATGTCCGCGTAGAGTGTTCTCACGCAGGAGCCCCAGCAGACTG aggGAGATGTATGAGAAAGTGTTTGAGAAGACGGCAGACAGACACAGTGATTTTTCCCGTCTGGCCCGAGTCCTCACAGGAAACAGCATTGCTCTGgtactaggaggaggaggagctag GGGCTGCTCGCATGTGGGCGTGATCAAAGCCATGGAGGAGGCGGGGATTCCTATCGATTTAGTGGGTGGGACTTCTATCGGCTCTTTCATCGGTGCATTGTACGCGGAGGAGAGGAGTGCTGTTCGTGTGAAGCAGCGAGCGAGAGAGTGGTCAAAG GCGATGAACTCCGTGTTTAAAACTGTGCTAGATCTAACCTATCCCATCACCTCCATGTTCTCTGGCTCCGCCTTCAACACCAGCATTTCCAACGTGTTTGAAGACAAGCAAGTTGAG GACTTGTGGCTGCCTTATTTCAACGTGACCACCGACATCACAGCATCTTCAATGCGGGTACATAAAGATG GCTCTCTGTGGCGCTATGTGCGGGCGAGCATGACCCTCTCCGGGTACCTGCCGCCCCTCTGCGACCCCAAAGATGGCAACCTGCTCATGGACGGCGGCTACATCAACAACCTACCAG CGGACATTGCACGCAATATCGGAGCCAAAACGGTCATCGCCATCGATGTGGGCAGCCAGGACGAAACCGACCTGTGTAACTATGGCGACAGCCTGTCTGGCTGGTGGTTGCTTTGGAAACGGATCAACCCGTGGGCGGAGAAAGTTAAG GTACCTGACATGGCTGAGATCCAGTCCCGACTGGCGTACGTGTCGTGCGTCCGGCAGCTGGAGGTGGTCAAAAAGAGTGGCTACTGCGAGTACATCCGGCCGCCCATCGACCGCTTCAAGACCATGGACTTTGGCAAATTTGACGAAATCTAT GAAATCGGCTACCAACACGGGAAACTGTTGTTTACCGGCTGGGCACGTGGTGACATCATAGAGAACATGCTGAAAGATCACCGCT